Proteins co-encoded in one Nitratireductor kimnyeongensis genomic window:
- the rsmA gene encoding 16S rRNA (adenine(1518)-N(6)/adenine(1519)-N(6))-dimethyltransferase RsmA, with translation MSADGLPPLREVIAAHGLAAKKSLGQNFLLDLNLTAKVARAAGNLEGATVIEVGPGPGGLTRALLMAGAERVIAVERDERCLDALAEIAGHYPGRLDVVSGDAMETDFAALAPHAAGDVRIVANLPYNIGTELLLRWLTPESWPPFYASMTLMFQREVAQRIVAQPGDKTYGRLGVLAGWRTEAKIAFDLPPQAFTPPPKVTSSVVHIVPRMAPLAVDPAKLAKITEAAFGQRRKMLRQSLKSLGGETLLARAGIDATRRAETLSVAEFVTLANNA, from the coding sequence ATGAGCGCCGACGGCCTGCCTCCGCTGCGCGAGGTGATCGCCGCTCATGGCCTTGCCGCGAAGAAATCGCTCGGTCAGAATTTTCTTCTCGATCTCAATTTGACGGCGAAGGTGGCGCGCGCTGCCGGAAACCTCGAAGGCGCGACGGTGATCGAGGTTGGCCCCGGCCCGGGAGGCCTGACGCGAGCACTTCTCATGGCAGGCGCCGAACGTGTCATAGCTGTCGAGCGCGATGAACGCTGCCTTGACGCCCTGGCTGAAATCGCCGGTCACTATCCGGGCCGGCTTGACGTTGTCAGTGGCGATGCCATGGAAACGGATTTCGCCGCTCTGGCACCGCATGCGGCAGGTGATGTACGGATCGTGGCGAACCTGCCCTATAACATCGGCACCGAGCTTCTGCTGCGCTGGCTGACGCCGGAAAGCTGGCCGCCCTTCTACGCCTCCATGACATTGATGTTTCAACGCGAGGTGGCGCAACGGATCGTCGCGCAGCCTGGCGACAAGACCTATGGCCGGCTTGGGGTTTTGGCCGGGTGGCGCACGGAGGCAAAGATCGCTTTCGACCTGCCCCCACAAGCCTTTACCCCGCCGCCCAAAGTGACCTCGTCGGTGGTGCATATCGTCCCGCGCATGGCACCGCTGGCCGTCGATCCGGCGAAGCTGGCGAAGATCACCGAAGCGGCCTTCGGACAACGCCGCAAAATGCTGCGCCAGAGCCTGAAATCGCTCGGTGGGGAGACGCTTCTGGCACGGGCGGGGATTGATGCCACGCGCCGGGCAGAGACGCTTTCGGTGGCTGAATTCGTCACGCTGGCTAACAACGCCTAA
- the pdxA gene encoding 4-hydroxythreonine-4-phosphate dehydrogenase PdxA: MLPLALSIGDPSGIGPEIILKAWLERRRHELPPFYLLGDPAFVSARARSLGLDVPIAETEPEQAVVGFATHLPISPLDNRLTDNPGHAETVNAAGVIEAVSRAVDDTMQMRSAAVVTAPIAKKPLYDAGFRYPGHTEFLGHLAVEITGAPAKPVMMLAGPELRTIPVTVHEPLATVPSTLTRELVEETARIAARDLRERFGIAAPRLAIAGLNPHAGEGGAMGTEDNDIIAPAIQALQAEGIDAFGPLPADTMFHARARQGYDAALCMYHDQALIPVKTVAFDETVNVTLGLPFIRTSPDHGTAFDIASKGIARADSMIAAIRLARELANNAGGVR; the protein is encoded by the coding sequence GTGCTCCCGCTCGCGCTCAGCATCGGCGATCCTTCCGGGATAGGTCCCGAAATCATCCTCAAGGCCTGGCTCGAAAGACGCAGGCATGAGTTGCCTCCATTTTACCTCCTTGGGGATCCGGCGTTTGTTTCGGCGCGAGCGCGGTCCCTGGGACTGGATGTTCCGATTGCGGAAACCGAACCGGAACAGGCGGTGGTCGGCTTTGCTACACACCTGCCAATTTCGCCGCTCGACAACAGGCTGACCGACAATCCGGGACATGCAGAAACGGTGAATGCTGCTGGCGTCATCGAAGCGGTTTCGCGGGCCGTGGATGATACGATGCAGATGCGCTCTGCAGCGGTGGTGACAGCTCCCATAGCCAAGAAGCCACTCTATGACGCGGGTTTCCGCTATCCTGGCCATACGGAGTTTCTCGGTCATCTGGCAGTAGAAATCACCGGGGCTCCAGCAAAGCCTGTGATGATGCTGGCAGGCCCTGAATTGCGCACCATACCGGTGACTGTTCATGAGCCGCTGGCAACGGTTCCTTCAACGCTTACACGGGAGCTTGTTGAAGAAACGGCCAGGATAGCCGCGCGCGATCTGCGCGAACGCTTTGGCATTGCCGCCCCCCGGCTTGCGATCGCCGGCCTCAATCCCCATGCAGGCGAAGGCGGGGCAATGGGGACCGAAGACAACGATATCATCGCACCGGCAATCCAGGCGTTACAGGCGGAAGGCATCGACGCATTTGGCCCTCTACCCGCCGACACGATGTTTCATGCTCGCGCTCGACAAGGCTATGACGCAGCGCTTTGCATGTATCACGACCAGGCATTGATCCCCGTTAAAACCGTTGCATTCGACGAGACAGTGAATGTTACCCTTGGTCTACCCTTCATTCGCACCTCTCCCGACCATGGCACAGCGTTTGATATTGCTTCCAAAGGCATTGCGCGAGCTGACAGCATGATTGCGGCGATCAGGCTTGCGCGTGAGCTGGCGAACAACGCCGGTGGCGTGCGATGA
- a CDS encoding peptidylprolyl isomerase: MFSNCRRFLSAGVLAVAMATTLPLLPGAVAQATEIRYVVNNAPITSYDIDRRMAFLKLQREGGNLRQKATDQMIEQTLKIQEMQRGNINIPDEMVNQAYARFASGNRMTASQLNTVLAQSGVTADHFKEFIRSQIGWGRVMQARSSSAGRMSEQDVVAKMLQQGGSKPSATEYMLQQVIFVVPSGQRSSLMGKRKREAQAMRDRFRGCDSTRQFAKGLIDVTVRDLGRILEPELPTDWKEQVIKTTPGSATVVRETERGVEFIGVCSTREVSDDRVAQMVFQNENSGNDSMEKEAQEFLAELRKNARISQR, from the coding sequence ATGTTTAGCAATTGCAGGCGATTTCTGAGCGCAGGCGTTCTCGCGGTGGCCATGGCAACGACCTTGCCACTGCTTCCCGGAGCAGTCGCACAAGCGACGGAAATCCGCTATGTGGTGAACAACGCGCCAATCACCAGCTACGATATCGATCGTCGCATGGCGTTCCTCAAACTACAGCGTGAAGGCGGCAATCTACGTCAAAAAGCAACCGATCAGATGATCGAGCAGACGCTGAAAATTCAGGAAATGCAGCGCGGCAATATCAACATACCTGATGAGATGGTGAATCAAGCTTATGCCCGCTTCGCCAGCGGCAATCGCATGACGGCCAGCCAGTTGAACACCGTTTTGGCGCAAAGCGGAGTCACTGCCGATCATTTCAAGGAGTTCATTCGCTCCCAGATCGGCTGGGGGCGAGTCATGCAAGCACGCTCCAGTTCGGCAGGTCGCATGAGCGAGCAGGATGTGGTCGCCAAAATGCTTCAGCAGGGTGGCAGCAAACCGAGCGCCACCGAATACATGCTCCAGCAGGTGATCTTTGTGGTTCCTTCAGGGCAACGTTCCAGTCTTATGGGTAAACGCAAGCGTGAAGCGCAAGCCATGCGCGACCGGTTCCGGGGCTGCGATAGCACGCGTCAGTTTGCCAAAGGCCTGATAGACGTGACGGTACGTGACCTCGGCCGTATTCTCGAGCCCGAGTTGCCGACCGACTGGAAGGAGCAGGTTATAAAAACCACTCCTGGAAGTGCGACCGTCGTTCGCGAAACAGAACGCGGTGTTGAGTTCATCGGCGTGTGCAGCACACGAGAGGTTTCCGATGATCGCGTTGCGCAAATGGTCTTCCAGAATGAAAACTCGGGGAATGACTCGATGGAAAAGGAAGCGCAAGAATTCCTCGCCGAATTGCGCAAGAATGCACGCATTAGCCAGCGGTGA
- a CDS encoding LPS-assembly protein LptD: MSTRLAHLMGATALATLCTYTLLPQATALAQTGGLDVSDLPQGAQMLLTAENLIYDNDLNTITAAGGVQIEYAGNSLVADRVVYDRRTSRVVARGRVQIIEEDGNKIFADEIDVTDDFRDGFVNALRIETVDKTYFAAESAERSGGQLTTFNNGVYTACEPCREKPGKPPIWQIKAQKIIWDGESKTVRFEGSRFEFFGMPIAYLPFFEVADPTVKRKSGFLIPGASYQEEMGVGISVPYYFAFSPTYDLTVTGTYYTKQGFLGEAEWRQRFDNGQYSIKIAGIKQQNPEAWDADTVNRSETGRGMVGSKGQFSINPRWTFGWDVLAQTDKNFSRTYGIDGFSDTVQTSQLYLTGLDDRNFFDLRAYHFDIQENVLDTASNARNDKQPWVLPSFDYSYTPDEAVAGGELNFDVNVQNIYRDSLSGNMTSANSGIYERIDGVEGLTSRMTAEAEWKRSFVSSGGLVVTPILQARGDAIYTDYDANTVNGVTSFELNSTAVGSDVRSSYYRYMATAGLEARWPILFSTSSASHVLEPMAQIFLRPDAPYQDRLGIPNEDAQSLVFDATTLFERDKFSGYDRIEGGTRANVGIRYSGSFANGWTTQGLFGQSYHLAGENPYAQTDLVHAGAYSGLETDVSDFVGMIGIASPNGFAFSAGARFDEKTFDIRRTDLKTAATFGQLTTSLQYAYIEAQPLYGFDDDRQEVTGVAKVRFDENWSGFASGTYDVESQTLVKNDYGFSYGDECFIYSMTYSRSKNRDTQEVSQSFGFRISLRTIGDFGTSSGELNTSF; encoded by the coding sequence ATGTCCACACGGTTAGCGCACTTGATGGGCGCAACCGCGTTGGCAACCTTGTGCACCTATACATTGCTTCCACAGGCCACTGCCCTTGCGCAGACGGGCGGCCTGGATGTTTCCGATTTGCCTCAGGGCGCGCAGATGCTCCTGACGGCGGAGAATCTGATTTACGACAACGATCTCAATACAATCACAGCTGCTGGCGGTGTGCAGATCGAATACGCTGGCAACAGCCTTGTCGCAGACCGCGTGGTCTATGATCGCCGGACATCGCGGGTGGTGGCGCGCGGGCGTGTGCAGATCATCGAAGAAGACGGCAACAAGATTTTTGCCGACGAGATCGATGTCACCGACGACTTCCGTGACGGCTTTGTCAACGCCTTACGGATCGAGACCGTTGACAAGACCTATTTCGCTGCCGAAAGCGCAGAGCGTTCCGGCGGCCAACTGACGACCTTCAACAACGGTGTCTACACCGCGTGTGAGCCGTGCCGCGAAAAACCCGGCAAGCCACCGATCTGGCAGATCAAGGCTCAGAAGATCATTTGGGACGGCGAATCGAAAACCGTTCGTTTCGAAGGTTCCCGGTTCGAATTCTTCGGTATGCCGATCGCCTACCTACCCTTCTTCGAGGTCGCTGATCCGACCGTGAAGAGAAAGTCCGGCTTTCTTATACCTGGCGCCTCCTATCAGGAAGAAATGGGGGTTGGCATCAGCGTCCCCTATTACTTTGCATTTTCACCGACCTACGACCTGACCGTAACAGGCACCTACTACACCAAGCAGGGTTTTCTCGGGGAGGCCGAATGGCGCCAACGTTTTGACAATGGCCAGTACAGCATCAAGATTGCCGGTATCAAACAACAGAATCCGGAGGCCTGGGATGCGGACACGGTCAACAGGAGTGAAACCGGCCGCGGCATGGTCGGTTCGAAGGGCCAGTTCAGCATCAATCCTCGCTGGACGTTTGGATGGGATGTGTTGGCGCAAACCGACAAGAATTTTTCACGCACCTATGGCATCGACGGCTTTTCCGACACGGTGCAGACATCGCAGCTTTATCTGACAGGCCTCGACGACCGGAATTTTTTCGACCTGAGAGCCTATCATTTTGACATACAAGAAAACGTCCTCGATACCGCCTCCAACGCGCGGAACGACAAGCAACCCTGGGTTTTGCCCAGCTTCGATTATTCCTACACACCGGATGAAGCCGTTGCCGGCGGCGAGCTGAATTTCGATGTAAATGTTCAGAACATTTACCGGGACAGCCTCAGCGGGAACATGACGTCCGCGAATTCGGGGATTTATGAGCGAATCGATGGCGTCGAAGGCCTGACCAGCCGAATGACAGCCGAAGCAGAGTGGAAGCGGTCCTTCGTGAGCTCGGGCGGTCTTGTCGTGACGCCGATTCTGCAGGCGCGGGGAGATGCGATCTACACCGATTACGATGCCAATACGGTCAATGGCGTAACCAGTTTCGAGTTGAACAGCACTGCCGTCGGCAGCGATGTTCGCTCCTCTTATTACCGCTACATGGCCACGGCCGGTCTCGAAGCTCGCTGGCCCATCCTTTTTTCCACCTCCAGCGCCAGCCATGTTCTGGAGCCGATGGCGCAGATTTTCCTAAGGCCGGACGCCCCCTATCAGGACAGGCTGGGCATTCCGAACGAAGACGCCCAGTCGCTTGTATTCGACGCGACAACTCTGTTCGAGCGCGACAAATTCTCCGGGTATGACCGGATCGAAGGTGGCACGCGCGCCAATGTCGGCATCCGCTATTCGGGCAGTTTTGCCAATGGATGGACCACCCAGGGGCTGTTTGGGCAATCCTATCATCTGGCTGGCGAGAACCCGTATGCCCAGACGGACCTCGTCCATGCGGGTGCCTATTCGGGCCTGGAGACGGATGTCTCCGATTTTGTCGGCATGATCGGCATTGCCAGCCCGAACGGCTTTGCCTTTTCCGCCGGAGCCCGATTCGACGAGAAAACCTTCGACATCCGCCGAACCGATCTGAAGACAGCCGCGACATTCGGCCAGCTCACGACGTCGCTGCAATATGCTTACATAGAAGCGCAACCCCTCTACGGGTTTGACGATGACCGGCAGGAAGTGACCGGCGTTGCCAAAGTTCGCTTTGATGAGAACTGGAGCGGCTTCGCGTCGGGGACATATGATGTCGAGAGTCAAACCCTGGTGAAGAACGACTATGGTTTCTCGTATGGGGACGAATGTTTCATTTATTCGATGACCTATTCCCGCAGCAAGAACCGCGACACGCAGGAAGTCAGCCAGTCTTTCGGTTTCCGCATTTCGCTGCGAACTATCGGCGACTTCGGCACCAGCAGCGGCGAGCTGAACACCAGCTTTTAG
- the lptG gene encoding LPS export ABC transporter permease LptG, with amino-acid sequence MIGLTLGGYFFRRYASIAAWNFFGIGLLIFIVTFAEVSSRSAGLPGYTAQWAFSLAALQTPIILLQAIPFIGLIAAMATLISLNRKYELVVARAAGVSAWQFLTPIAFGSFLFGVLAVAALNPLAANGFAQAQSVEAQVRGAKSSTNSEAEQWIKQRSGDEETIVGSNAVLNGGQVLVRPTFFRIDAEGRIFERLDADRAFLRDGYWDLQGVARRRGTAAAEKIKNIQIATNLQPEFVGEQLARPEATSIYALPGKIEVARSFGLKANAFATHFHSLVVLPLLLVAMTLIAATVSMRFTRMGQSATVILGGILAGFLLYVVSVLVKAFGSAGVVPPVVAAWTPVVVAMFYGVTFLLYKEDG; translated from the coding sequence ATGATCGGCCTGACACTGGGCGGCTACTTCTTCCGCCGATACGCCTCGATTGCAGCATGGAACTTCTTCGGCATTGGCCTGCTGATCTTCATCGTTACGTTCGCGGAGGTGTCGAGTCGCTCGGCCGGATTGCCCGGCTATACTGCGCAATGGGCTTTCTCACTCGCGGCGCTGCAGACGCCGATCATCCTCTTGCAGGCTATACCCTTTATCGGGCTCATAGCAGCGATGGCGACGCTGATCAGCCTGAACCGCAAATATGAACTCGTCGTGGCTCGCGCCGCCGGCGTGTCAGCCTGGCAGTTTCTAACACCGATCGCTTTTGGCTCTTTTCTATTTGGCGTGCTGGCAGTGGCTGCACTCAATCCGCTCGCTGCCAACGGCTTCGCCCAGGCCCAGAGCGTCGAAGCCCAGGTGCGGGGCGCCAAAAGCAGCACCAACTCGGAAGCCGAGCAATGGATCAAGCAGCGTTCGGGCGACGAGGAAACCATTGTAGGGTCAAATGCTGTATTGAACGGCGGCCAAGTGCTGGTACGTCCAACATTCTTCCGAATCGATGCCGAAGGTCGCATCTTCGAACGTCTGGATGCCGACCGAGCGTTCCTCCGCGACGGATATTGGGATTTGCAGGGCGTGGCACGTCGACGCGGCACCGCTGCGGCAGAGAAAATCAAGAACATCCAGATCGCAACCAATCTTCAGCCGGAGTTCGTTGGCGAGCAGCTTGCCCGGCCCGAGGCAACGTCGATTTATGCACTGCCTGGAAAGATTGAAGTCGCTCGGTCCTTCGGGCTCAAAGCAAACGCGTTTGCCACGCATTTTCATTCACTTGTGGTGTTGCCACTCCTGCTGGTCGCCATGACCCTGATTGCCGCTACGGTATCCATGAGATTTACTAGAATGGGACAGTCAGCAACGGTGATTCTGGGTGGAATCCTCGCCGGGTTTCTGCTTTATGTGGTTTCGGTCCTGGTCAAGGCGTTCGGCAGCGCTGGAGTTGTTCCTCCGGTGGTGGCTGCTTGGACGCCTGTGGTCGTGGCGATGTTTTATGGGGTGACTTTCCTATTGTACAAGGAGGACGGTTAG
- a CDS encoding LptF/LptG family permease gives MRVIELYIMRRTFALFAAALLWVIALVWTTQVLNRIDLVTDSGQSAGTFFFVAALVLPSVIPIVIPFALGIAVAQTLATMNSDSELVVINASGAPRATIIRPILIIAIGASLASFLINNTLEPASRQAFRSVLANARADLITTVLQEGSFQKVDDGLFVQVSERLPNGLLGGIFVADSRDENTKLVYHARTGAAVEREEGSILVMQDGMVQRQSVNGDVSTIRFDSYAFDLSQFTSGGGGEPTLHPKDRSLAFLLNPDVNDTFYKKSPQIIRAELHMRLSEWLYPLVFAMVALAVAGDARSFREARLHPIVTTMAISLIVRWVGFYSGTEAESSPFFSFVLYAAPLLMIGLCAFFILTNRVMELPTHWVEKLNARLQRLTDSMTHWRVRLASRRTPAGRRG, from the coding sequence ATGCGGGTGATCGAACTTTACATCATGCGTCGCACCTTCGCCCTGTTCGCGGCGGCGTTGCTGTGGGTGATCGCACTGGTGTGGACCACGCAGGTCCTCAACCGGATCGATCTCGTGACCGATAGCGGACAATCCGCCGGCACATTCTTTTTCGTCGCGGCCCTCGTTCTGCCGTCCGTCATTCCCATCGTGATCCCCTTTGCGCTCGGCATCGCTGTGGCTCAAACGCTTGCGACGATGAACTCGGATTCCGAGCTCGTGGTCATCAACGCGTCGGGCGCGCCGCGCGCCACCATCATCCGCCCGATACTCATCATCGCAATCGGTGCCAGCCTTGCCTCCTTCCTGATCAACAACACACTGGAGCCCGCCTCACGTCAGGCGTTCCGGTCCGTATTGGCCAACGCCCGCGCAGACCTCATTACCACCGTGCTGCAGGAAGGATCCTTTCAGAAAGTGGATGACGGGCTTTTTGTGCAGGTCTCAGAGCGCCTGCCCAACGGGCTTCTGGGCGGCATTTTCGTGGCCGATTCGCGCGACGAGAACACCAAACTCGTCTACCACGCGCGAACCGGTGCGGCAGTGGAGCGCGAGGAGGGCTCAATCCTAGTAATGCAGGATGGGATGGTGCAGCGTCAATCGGTGAATGGCGACGTCTCGACGATCCGCTTCGATTCCTATGCGTTCGACCTTTCGCAGTTCACGAGCGGAGGTGGGGGAGAACCGACACTGCATCCGAAGGACCGGTCACTCGCCTTTCTTCTGAATCCGGATGTGAATGACACATTCTACAAGAAGTCGCCCCAGATCATCCGTGCCGAGCTGCATATGCGGCTTTCGGAATGGTTGTATCCGCTCGTTTTCGCGATGGTAGCGCTAGCCGTCGCAGGTGATGCGCGATCCTTCCGTGAGGCTAGGCTCCATCCAATTGTGACCACAATGGCAATTTCGCTGATTGTGCGCTGGGTCGGGTTCTATTCGGGCACGGAAGCGGAAAGCTCTCCATTCTTTTCCTTCGTGCTCTACGCCGCTCCCCTTTTGATGATTGGACTATGTGCATTCTTCATCCTCACCAATCGTGTAATGGAATTGCCAACGCACTGGGTTGAGAAGCTGAACGCGCGCCTGCAACGACTGACCGACAGCATGACGCATTGGCGCGTCAGGCTCGCAAGCAGGCGGACACCGGCCGGGAGGCGCGGATGA
- a CDS encoding leucyl aminopeptidase yields the protein MTDRPSVSFAKFAMPGKGTVIVLASEGGGLGEKAQTCDPEGVFARAFEVSGFSGKLAKSVEVLAPAGSQLDRLTAIGVGKPDELAEEPLLKIGGAALAAGKSASEITVVADVDGTEIDAAAAANLALGMLLRAYSFDKYKTTSRENGNDKPAKKLKIVIQCADPSAAKKAFARAEAVANGVLLARDLVNEPANVLGPVEFAAKAKDLEKLGAKVEILTEKEMKKLRMGALLGVAQGSVRPPRLAIIEWNGGKAKEKPVAFVGKGVVFDTGGISIKPAGGMEDMKGDMGGAAAVIGVMHTLAARKAKVNAVGLIGLVENMPDGNAQRPGDIVTSMSGQTIEVINTDAEGRLVLADVLWYCNERYKPQFMVDLATLTGAVMVALGHHRAGLFSNNDTLAERLFSAGEATGEKVWRLPLGEEYDKQIDSKNADMKNSAGRMAGSITAAQFLKRFVKDDAWAHLDVAGTAMGAPLDDINRSWGSGFGVRLLDRLVADNYE from the coding sequence ATGACCGACAGACCGAGTGTCTCCTTCGCCAAATTTGCAATGCCCGGCAAGGGCACCGTCATCGTTCTGGCAAGCGAAGGCGGCGGTCTGGGAGAGAAAGCGCAGACTTGTGATCCCGAAGGCGTGTTTGCGCGGGCCTTCGAGGTGTCGGGATTCTCGGGTAAACTTGCAAAGAGCGTTGAGGTTCTGGCACCTGCAGGGTCGCAGCTTGATCGGCTGACAGCCATTGGCGTCGGCAAGCCCGATGAGCTTGCAGAAGAGCCGCTTCTGAAAATCGGCGGTGCGGCGCTGGCCGCCGGCAAGTCAGCTTCCGAGATCACCGTCGTGGCGGATGTCGACGGCACCGAAATCGATGCGGCGGCGGCAGCCAATCTGGCGCTTGGCATGCTGTTGCGCGCCTACAGCTTCGACAAATACAAAACCACAAGCAGAGAGAATGGAAACGACAAACCTGCCAAGAAGCTGAAAATTGTCATTCAGTGTGCAGACCCATCTGCAGCAAAAAAGGCTTTTGCTCGCGCCGAGGCTGTCGCAAATGGCGTGCTGCTGGCGCGGGATCTCGTCAACGAGCCTGCCAATGTCCTTGGTCCGGTCGAGTTTGCGGCAAAAGCGAAAGACCTGGAAAAGCTCGGCGCCAAGGTCGAAATTCTGACCGAGAAGGAGATGAAGAAGCTCCGCATGGGCGCGTTGCTAGGCGTCGCACAGGGCTCGGTCCGGCCTCCACGCCTGGCGATCATCGAGTGGAATGGTGGCAAGGCGAAAGAGAAGCCTGTCGCCTTCGTCGGCAAAGGCGTTGTCTTCGATACGGGAGGAATCTCCATCAAGCCGGCTGGCGGTATGGAAGACATGAAGGGGGATATGGGCGGCGCCGCCGCCGTCATCGGCGTCATGCATACGCTCGCCGCCCGAAAGGCAAAGGTTAACGCTGTCGGTCTGATCGGCCTTGTGGAGAACATGCCTGACGGCAATGCCCAGCGTCCCGGCGACATCGTGACATCCATGTCCGGCCAGACCATTGAGGTGATCAACACCGATGCGGAAGGGCGGCTCGTGCTCGCCGATGTGCTCTGGTATTGCAATGAACGCTACAAGCCGCAGTTCATGGTCGATCTCGCCACGCTCACCGGTGCCGTCATGGTGGCGCTCGGACACCACCGGGCGGGGCTGTTTTCGAACAACGACACGCTGGCTGAGCGGCTTTTCTCTGCCGGCGAGGCAACGGGCGAGAAGGTCTGGCGCCTGCCCCTTGGCGAAGAGTATGACAAGCAGATTGATTCGAAGAATGCGGACATGAAGAATTCTGCTGGCCGCATGGCCGGTTCCATCACGGCCGCTCAATTCCTCAAGCGTTTCGTCAAGGATGATGCGTGGGCGCATCTTGATGTTGCGGGCACGGCCATGGGCGCGCCGCTTGACGACATCAATCGATCCTGGGGGTCGGGTTTCGGTGTGCGCCTGCTCGACCGCCTAGTAGCGGACAATTACGAATAG